A portion of the Glycine max cultivar Williams 82 chromosome 10, Glycine_max_v4.0, whole genome shotgun sequence genome contains these proteins:
- the LOC100794384 gene encoding uncharacterized protein, with the protein MGGGGGAATAQAEAQYSTAKTSVWWDIENCHVPKGCDPHAIAQNISSALVRTNYCGPVSISAYGDTTRITAVVQHALSSTGISLNHVPAGVKDASDKKILVDMLFWAVDNPAPANYLLISGDRDFSNALHQLRLRKYNILLAQPQKASAPLVAAAKSVWLWTSLLAGGPPLMNGESQQLGNNNIQSSSDTLPIPVSNAVQIPQHMGSFSEVHAGNQKFPNTGRQLDSRHHGKTNGRNPSKTNGPKALNPAPENYSNINSSQTGNYTHNVPPSGSTPNFICGNPDQMRGKNGNLHSQPLRSNSFPLQPPFIPNNSFSPNPQTFATSVVPPRTGGPSFSAAPLLNVPNISNRKISGYPSNAHDPRPVKQWNGDLKQSSNNNAPSPVKSIGEQTGHMVQNTQQLYNGHPHGPEYQPTSLTTMGNNNLPGNGIWGSPGCPKPSEYVQGLIGVVLLALNTLKIEKIMPTEANITDCIRCGDPKHRNTDVKKALENAIEQQMVVKQNVGALQLFIGKNDKVWKCVSPVGGNPKKHSKETWNEIKKFLSTPSGRLVIMGTQCKYEAGIVIRNMCLKNHALGDVLQILNMLITIKKWIVHQQSGWQPLNITLTEVNSDSEDIACP; encoded by the exons ATGGGCGGAGGAGGCGGAGCGGCGACGGCGCAGGCAGAGGCGCAGTACTCGACGGCGAAGACGTCGGTGTGGTGGGACATAGAGAACTGTCACGTGCCGAAAGGATGCGATCCCCACGCCATCGCGCAGAACATAAGCTCCGCCCTCGTTCGCACGAACTACTGCGGCCCCGTTTCCATCTCCGCCTACGGCGACACCACTCGCATCACTGCCGTCGTCCAGCATGCCCTCTCCAGCACCGGCATCTCCCTCAACCATGTCCCCGCCG GCGTTAAAGATGCAAGTGACAAGAAGATTCTGGTTGACATGCTGTTCTGGGCAGTGGACAATCCTGCACCTGCTAATTACTTATTAATTTCTGGTGATCGAGATTTTTCCAATGCCCTTCATCAGTTGCGGCTCAGGAAGTATAATATCCTTCTTGCACAACCTCAGAAAGCTTCTGCACCATTAGTGGCAGCTGCTAAGAGTGTGTGGCTTTGGACTAGTCTCTTGGCTGGAGGACCCCCTCTTATGAATGGTGAATCACAACAACTTGGTAATAATAACATCCAATCATCTTCAGACACCTTACCTATTCCTGTCTCTAATGCTGTTCAGATACCACAGCACATGGGTTCCTTTTCAGAAGTTCATGCAGGAAATCAGAAATTTCCAAACACAGGAAGGCAACTTGATTCTAGACATCATGGGAAAACGAATGGGAGAAATCCAAGTAAAACAAATGGACCCAAGGCCCTGAATCCAGCTCCAGAAAATTATAGCAATATAAATTCTTCTCAAACTGGCAACTATACCCATAATGTTCCCCCAAGTGGATCTACCCCAAATTTTATTTGTGGCAATCCTGATCAAATGCGGGGCAAGAATGGTAATCTACATTCACAGCCATTAAGATCAAACTCTTTTCCTTTGCAACCTCCTTTTATACcaaataattcattttctccAAATCCCCAAACTTTTGCAACTTCAGTAGTGCCACCTAGAACTGGTGGACCCAGCTTCTCTGCAGCACCACTACTTAATGTACCAAATATTAGCAATCGGAAAATTTCTGGATATCCTAGTAATGCTCATGATCCACGCCCTGTTAAACAATGGAATGGAGACTTGAAACAAAGTTCTAACAATAATGCTCCAAGTCCTGTAAAGTCAATTGGCGAACAAACTGGACATATGGTACAGAACACACAACAATTGTATAATGGCCATCCACATGGTCCAGAATACCAACCTACATCATTGACAACTATGGGTAATAATAACCTTCCTGGCAATGGTATATGGGGATCTCCAGGATGCCCTAAACCTTCTGAATATGTCCAAGGTCTTATAGGGGTTGTTTTACTTGCCTTGAAcacattaaaaattgaaaaaattatgcCAACTGAGGCAAATATAACAGATTGCATTCGATGTGGAGATCCCAAGCACCGCAACACAGACGTCAAGAAGGCTCTGGAGAATGCTATTGAGCAGCAGATGGTGGTGAAGCAGAATGTAGGTGCTTTGCAGTTGTTTATTGGTAAGAATGATAAGGTTTGGAAGTGTGTAAGCCCTGTAGGTGGTAATCCTAAGAAGCACTCAAAAGAGACatggaatgaaattaaaaaattcctaTCAACTCCTTCTGGAAGATTAGTCATAATGGGTACTCAGTGCAA GTATGAAGCAGGTATTGTGATTAGAAATATGTGCTTGAAAAATCATGCTTTGGGTGATGTCCTACAGATTTTGAACATGTTGATTACCATTAAAAAatggattgtgcatcaacaatCTGGCTGGCAACCACTTAACATCACTCTTACTGAGGTCAATTCTGATTCAGAGGACATAGCATGCCCATAG